From the genome of Ignavibacteriales bacterium:
TTGCGGGTGTGATCCAGCCATCTTTTGTCCCGAATATTCCCAGAACCGGGGCCCGAAGGGTCTTCAGTTTTTCAACATCTGTCTCGGGCATTCCGTAGTACAAGACACATGCCCCGATCTGTTTGCCACCTATGAGTGCCGACTGCAACGACCAGCCTCCGCCGAAGCACCATCCGATAGTTCCAACCTTCGCCTTCGGTCCAACATAGCCGAACGCACCAGCAATAATAGCCCGGATACGTTCTTCCTTTGCTTCGCCCATGTATTTTCCCGCTTCCTGCTGCGTCGTTGCGACCTTTCCGTCGTACAAATCAAGCGCGATGACGTTCACTGCACCCAATTCACCCTGAAGTTTTTCGGCTTCCTGCTTGATGTAGTCATTCAATCCCCACCACTCGTGGATCATGAAAACATACACGTTTGAGGGCTTCGGCGCTTTGACTTCAAATGCTCGGCCTTCAATTCCATCACTCGTTTTGAACGTGATGTCTTTTCCGTGCTCGGCCACGAAATTGAAAGGGACTGGTTCGAGATGAGCAGCGCGAAATGTTGCATCGCTCGCCAACATCGCAAATGAGGCTGTGGCGTCGACCGTACAGCACGATTTGCCTGTCTGAGCCAGCAGGACGAATGGCAGGAGCAATGCGAGGCCAAGAAATTTGATCATGAGAACTTCCTCCTATTTGGTTGGTGAGTGAGATTTGTGAAAAAGCACGATCCGGTTCGTATTGGTGCCAGCCCGATTGTTTCGAACACCCCAGATATTTGAGGTTTTTGTGAACTTCTGCTGGTTCACCAATATGCCCGCGCAGCGAAAACCCGCTTGAATGCCCATTGGTACAACAACTTCATCAAGCATCAAGTTTCGCTTGCGAATCTCACCAACTTCAAATGCCACCACCCCATCAGGTGAAGTCACCCTGTATAACTCTCGAAACACTCCCGATATGATCGCTATCCAGGCATCGAGAGATCGAACGACCGTCAACCGACTGCCTATTTCTTCCCATTCCATGCCGTTGAACCAACACCGTAACCAGTTGTCCTTGGCGTAGTTGACTGTATCCAGAAACGGAGGAGAAGTCACGGTGAGCCGTATGGAATTGTCTGCGATGCCGGGAGTGCTGCGAGCGTCACCCGTCACAAATCGCGCTCTCCTGCTCATGTTCGCAAGAGACTTCATCTGCTCATCAGTGACATTGCGTAGCAGCGATCGCGTCTTCCTGAGAATCAACTCTCTGACGTCCCTGTATTCCGGTTTCTGCTTTCGGTTCCGGTTCACACGGCGCTGATTTTCGGCTGACATCGCCTGATTCGGCGGCAGTGTGTAGACAGAGAAGAACCCCCTTGAGTGTCCGGTCAGCCTGTTCGTCGCGACCATGCGTATCCAGCGATCGATTGCATCCTCGCGCCGCGCCGCCGAGCGCCGCGCGAGATATCGCCGAAGGGCAAGAATTTCTTTCTCGGTACGAGGGTGATAGAACATGGAAAGATCAAGGGATGACGAACTTCGGCCGCTCACGCTGATCTGTTCAAGCCGACGTTCCACGGCATCGTACGTTGGAGGGTTGAGCCGGGGTTTCATGAAAATGCGGCTGAGAGGGTTCGCATCAGTTGCGATCACATTTCGGTCGAGAAGTGCAGCTTCGAGAGGAGTCGTTCCTCTTCCCATGAAGGGATCGTACACCACATCACCCGGCCCGGTCATTCGGTCTATGAAAAAACGAGGCAGCTGAGGTTTGAAACAAGCCCGGTACGAGATTTCGTGAAGCGAGGATGCCTGGCGCTGCCTCGGCGTCCAGAACTCGGCGGTGAACCGCCGGATGTGCTCACCGGAGAGCAACAGCGATTCGACAGTGAGATCGGATTTCGACACCCTCCCGTCGAACAGGCGGTCGATCAGATGATGGTTCGAAGCTCCGTGGCGGCGTGGATATGTGCGAGCTGGGGTAGGCACGGATCAGGTAAAAGCTCCGGCGTCCGCAAACTTCTTGATTTGATCTCTGTTTGTCGGCAAAGGACCTTCACAACGGGGTCTGACTGAAAAGATCTTTCCGGGATTCAACACCGCATGAGGATCGATGGCTTCCTTGATCTTCCGCATCATGTCGATCGCAGGCTCCCCGATCGCCTTTTCGAGGAATTTGAGCTTCGCCAAGCCGACGCCATGCTCACCCGTGATCGTACCGCCAAATCGCACAGCTTCAGCGAAGATCTCCTCGAAGGCAAGCTCAGCCCGATGGATCTCAGCTTTGTCACGCTCGTCCGTGAGGCACGTAGGATGGAGATTCCCGTCTCCGGCATGACCAAAATTTCCAAACGTCAGGTTATGATTTGCTGCGATACGGTTGATCCGCTCGAGCATAGGAGCCACCTCGCTGCGCGGCACAGTGGCATCTTCAAGGATCGTCGTAGGTCGAACCCTTGCCAATGCAGAGAACGCAGCCTTGCGGGCGCTGCGGAGTCTCACGGCTTCCTGTTCGTGTGCAGCGATCTTGATATCGAGCGCCCCGTGCCGCTTACAGATAGCGACGATCTTCGCTGCATCCTCTTCTACTTCGGCTGTCCTGCCGTCGACTTCGATCAGAAGGAGCGATTCGATTGTCGTCGGAAGACCCAGATGAGCATATTCTTCGACACTGCGTATCGTCGTATTATCCAGGAACTCAAGGGCGGCTGGCGTAATCTTCGACGCTATGATGTCAGAGACAGTTTCTGCCGAATCGCTCAGCCTGCCGTAGAACGCAAGCATCGTCCGGCTCGCCTGCGGTTTCGGAATGAGGCGCAGTAGCACGCGGGTGATGACTCCAAGTGCCCCTTCAGAACCGATGAGGAAATCCTTCAAACTGTATCCGGCCACGTCTTTGACCGACTTCCCCCCCGTCACAATCAGTTCGCCGCTCGGCAATATTACTTCCATCCCGAGGACATAGTTCTTCGTGACGCCGTACTTCAACCCGCGAAGTCCGCCTGCATTTTCTGCAACATTTCCGCCGATCGTGCAAATCGCCGCACTGCCCGGATCAGGAGGATAGAACAATCCCAGCGCCTCGACGGCGGTGTGGAGCTTCGCCGTGATGACTCCGGGTTCAACCCACACAGAGAGGTTGTTTTCGTCAATTTCCAGGATACGGTCCCAATGATTGGTCAGCACCACCACGGAGTTCTCGACCGGAATAGAGCCCCCGCTGAGGCCGGACCCCGAACCGCGTGGAACTACGTTGAAACCCTCCTCATTTGCCAGCCTGAGAAGGCTAGAGATCTGTTCAGTACTTGCCGGCCTGACAATTGCATCCGGAAGATGCTTGAGCAGCGGCGTTCCGTCGTACGAATAGGTGATCTTATCTTCCGCCGAATCGAAAAATCCAGATGCGCCGAAGATAGATCGTATCTTTGTGAGCGTTTTGTGAGGTATCATCTGAGGCCAAGATAGAACAACAAGGAAAGAAAAGCAAGGTGCAGGTCTGAGCGCGAAGCCCGCGCAGCCCATGTTCGGACACCCCCGTCTTGTATCTCGACCATTTTTGATTTAATTTTCTTCAAATGTTTTTGATCCATCACTGAAGATTGAGGAATCCATGGAGAAACTGAAGAAACGATCGTGGGCTGAGCCCTTCAAGATCAAGACTGTGGAATTGTTGAAGATAACCACCATCGAGGAACGCGAAAAGGCTCTGCGAGAAGCGGGATTCAACACGTTTCTTCTCAAGTCGCAGGACGTCTACATCGACCTCTTGACAGACAGCGGCACCAATGCGATGAGCGACTATCAATGGGCAGGCATGATGATGGGCGATGAAGCGTACGCTGGCAGCAAGAATTTCTACAACCTCGAGGAGAGGGTCCAGCAATACTACGGCTACAAACACCTCGTACCGACCCACCAGGGCCGTGGCGCCGAGAATATCATCTCGAAGATCCTGATCAAACCGGGGGACTTCATCCCCGGAAATATGTACTTCACCACCACGAGATTGCATCAGGAACTTGCGGGTGGCACATTTGTCGACGTCATTATCGACGAAGCACACGATCCGTTAAATATGCACCCCTTCAAGGGAAACGTCGATCTCCAGAAGTTTGAAGACCTCGTGAAAAAGGTCGGCGCTGACAAGGTGCCCTACATTTCAGTTGCGGGAACGGTGAACATGGCCGGCGGCCAACCGGTGTCAATGGAAAACATGCGCCAGGTTCGCGCCCTGTGCAGAAAGCACGGAATTCGGGTGATCATTGATGCGACACGCCTCATCGAGAATGCGTACTTCATCAAGACGCGCGAGACAGGCTTCGAGAACAAGTCAATTGCGGAGATCCTCCTCGAGTTCTGTTCTTATTCAGATGGCTGCACTATGAGCGGCAAGAAAGATCTTCTTGTGAACATTGGCGGGTTTCTGGCGCTGCAGGAGCATGAGCAGGAAGTCTTTGAGGAAGCTCGCAATATGGTGGTAGTGTACGAGGGGTTGCATACGTATGGCGGCCTTGCGGGGCGCGACATGGAAGCGATGGCCAGGGGAATTGAAGAAGCGGTGAGTGAAGATCACATCAGGGCCCGGATCGGGCAGGTTGAATATGTGGGCGAGAAACTGTTGAGCATCGGCATTCCAATTGTTCAGCCCGTCGGAGGGCATGCGATATTTCTCGATGCGAAGAGATTTCTCCCGCAGCTCAAGCAAATCGAATTCCCGGCTCAGACTCTGGCTGCTGCGCTCTACCTGGAATCTGGTATCCGCGCAATGGAACGGGGCATTGTTTCGGCCGGCCGCAATAAGCAAACAGGAGACCATTATTACCCGAAGCTCGAACTCGTCCGTCTCACGTTCCCCCGCCGCGTGTATACGCAGGCACATTGCGACGTCACGGCGGAGGCTGTCGAGGCCGTGTTCGAGAACAGGAACAGTGTGAAGGGACTCAAGATGGTATATGAACCAAAATACTTGAGGTTCTTCCAGGCAAGATTTGAAAAGCTGAGTTGAGATGAACTGAGCAGGGGGCAGAGCTTCCTGTCCCCTGCAGGTTCAGTACCTCGGTATTTTGGGATCTATCTCGCGGGACCACTGATCGATCCCCCCTACCAGATTCAAGACCCTGTCAAACCCCTGGTTTTTGAGAAACTGCACCGCGAACGCGCTGCGGTTGCCGTGATGGCAATAGACAACAATCTCCCGAGCGCCATCGAGTTCAACGAACTTCGTTTGCAGCTGGCCAAGTGGAATGAGATGTCCGCTGAGATTGGCAATTTTGTATTCATAAGGCTCGCGAACATCGAGCAAGAGGACCGCTTCACCGGCATCCAGCCTGCTCTTGAGATGATGAACCGATATCTCCGACAAATGATTATCCATGATTCCCTTTTCTATCTCTTTCCTGTCCAGCGTTTCACGTTGGCCGCACTCTGACACACACCTCACACCAAACCGAGGCGTGCGGCATCGCCCTTCATCGCGTCGATAACGAACTGAATGTGTTCCTCCAGCACCACGCCAAGTTCCTGCGTCCCTTGCTGGATGTCCTCTCTGCTCACGTTTCGGGCGAACGCCTTGTCCTTCAGCTTCTTCTTGACAGACGACACTTCGAGGTCGGCGATCTTGTTCGGCCGAACCACCGAACATGCGCTGATGAACCCGCACAACTCGTCGCACGCATACAGGACTTGCGCCATCTTCGTATCCCTGGGCACATTGGCATAGGTTGCGTGCCCCAGAATTGCCCTTCGCACATCCTCCGGGTATCCCTTCTCTCTGAGGATTTCGGATCCTTTGAGGGGATGGTCCGGCGCGGTGGGATACATTTCATAGTCAAAATCATGAAGGATTCCGACTATTGCCCACTTCTCTTCGTCTTCGCCGAGTTTTCGCGCATATGCCCGCATCGCTGCTTCGACAGCGTACATGTGTTTCCGCAATGCTTCGTTCTTCGTGTACTCGTGCGTGAGGTCGAGTGCTTCCTGGTAATTCATGCGATGATCCTCCTGCTGGTGCAACGCTCTTTGTGAAAGTCTCCAAATTTCGACACAATTGCAAGAGACCGTTCGCCGCTGGTTCAAGAATTCAGCTCCTGCGGATTACGCTCTCGAATTCAGGAACTCGTCCGCTGATGGACACAGCTTCCGGAGAGGGCAATTGAGACAATCAGGTTTTCGGGCGTCACAGATTTTCCGTCCATGCCACACGAGCATGTTGCCAAACACAAACCACTCATCCTGTGGAATGAGCTGCATGAGATCGGTTTCGATTCTTTCAGGATCGTCGAACGACGAAAGGCCGAGCCTTTGCGAAACCCGCCGAACGTGGGTATCGACAACCACGCCCGCATTGATGCCGAAGGCACCGCCAAGGACACAGTTCGCCGTCTTCCGCCCCACACCTCCAAGCTCGACGAGCTCTTCCATTGTCTTGGGAACCTTGCCATCGTGTTTTTCGACAAGCGTCCTGCAACACGCGATAATGCTCTTGGCCTTGTTCCGAAAGAAGCCTGTTGAACGAATCTCCTGCTCGAGCTCCTCCTGTTTCGCGTTCGCAAAATCCTTCGCTGCGCGATACTTCTTGAATAATGACGGTGTAACCATGTTTACCCGGACATCGGTGCACTGCGCTGACAAAATCGTTGCGACAATCAGCTGCAACGGAGTGGAGAAATCGAGGGCGATCTTCGGATCGGGGTAGGTTTTGTGAAGAATGACCGCGAGCTTCTGTGCCCGGCTCTTCAACTTCTGGTTTGATTCTTTAGCGTCCATGGCAAAACGATCATCCTTTAGTGTCGGGACTTGAAATATTCCGTGACCTTCTTGAGGTCCCAGGCGTTCACCACGTCCTTTGGCTCCAGCCAACCCTTCCGCGCTATACCAACGCCGTACGAGACATCATTCAACCCTTCTGTGCTGTGCGCATCTGGATTGATGAAGATAGGGACTTTCTTCTCTTTTGCGTATTTCACATATCGCCAGTCGAGATCCAGCCGAAAGGGATGAGCATTGATCTCTATCCCCTTACCATAATCCGACGCCGCATCGATAACCTCGATCATGTTGATGGGATATCCGTCACGGCTCAGCAGCAATCGACCCGTTGGGTGACCAATACAGCTCACATATTTGTTCTTGAGCGCTTTGATCATCCGCTTCGTTGCTTCAGATTCCGTCATCTTGAATTTGCTGTGAATCGCGACGACAACGTAGTCGAACGTGGCAAGCAGCTTGTCAGGATAATCGAGAGAACCATCGGAAAGGATGTCGACCTCTGTTCCCTTGAACAGGCGAAAGCCCTTCAGCCCCGCATTCAGTTTCTCAATTTCCTTTTGTTGTTGCTTTGCTTTCGCTTCAGACAATCCACCCGCATACGCCGCGACCTTGCTGTGGTCGGCTATACCGAGGTAACTCCACCCGAGTTTCCGGGCAGCATCAGCCATTTCTACGAGGGAATTGGCGCCGTCGCTGTAGTTTGTGTGGCAGTGAAATGTCCCGCGAATATCCTCTTCCCCGATCAGTTTCGGCAGGGCTCTCTTTTCGGCTGATTCAATTTCCCCCATATTCTCGCGAAGTTCAGGGGGAATGTACTCCAAATCGAGTGCCTTATAAATTCCCTCTTCCGACTTGCACCGAGGGACGTTTGGCTTCTTCTCCCCCTCGATGCCCGTGAACGCATACTCATTGAGACTCAGCCCGTATTTCCTGGCCCGCGAACGCATCTCAACGTTGTGCTCTTTGCTCCCTGTAAAATAGTTCAAGGCAAATGGATACTCCCGGTCTCCGACAATTCTCAGGTCGCAATTGATTCCAGACTTCAGCACCACACTCGACTTTGTTTCCCCCCGTGCAACGACACTCTGGACATCCACATGCCCGACAAACACATCGAAGATCTTCTTGCGGCTTTTCTCTGACGCACTGACGACGATATCAATGTCTCCGACAATCTCTTTCTTCCTCCTCAAACTTCCAGCGACTTCACATCGCTTGACTTCGGGCAGTCTGGAGATAACTTCAAGAATCCTGTCCGCAGCGCCCTTTGCAGAAGGATACAAATGCTTGTCACTCGACCTCGCGAGCGACTCAATTCCCTTGAGTATGTTCTCCTCGGTCTTCTCTCCAAAACCATCGAGTTTCGCGAGCCGATGGTTCTCGCATGCGCTCTTCAACTCATCGACGGTCTTGATGTTCAGTTTTTCATGGAGAATCTTGATCCGTTTGGGACCTAAGCCAGTGATACGGAGCATCTGCAACAGACCCTCTGGCAGGGACGCTTTGACAGATTCGTATTCCGCTGATGAGCCAGTTCGAACCAGTTCTCCAATGACCCTCGAAAGGCCTTCACCAATGCCTTTGACGGAGCGAATATCACCTGACTCGACAAGGAGTGCGATATCGACAGTGAGCGCGTCCACAACCCGGGCCCCGTTGTGAAATGCGCGGCATTTGAAAGGGTTCTCTCCTTTCAGTTCGAAGAGTGTCCCCATTGCATCGAGAATGGAAGCTATTTGTTTCTTGTCCATGAAGGGGGGGGAATCTAGACTGCAACACCAACAGGTTCGGTGGATTTCAGCCAGGCAACGTACTGGAGGATGTGATCGACAATAGGAGAAATCTCGACATACTGCATCAGTTCGCTCCGGATCCTGGAAGCATTCGGGAGGTTGCGCAGATACCCGGCGTAGTACTTACGGAACTCAATGACCGCCTTCCGCTCCCCTTTGAGCTCGATAGATAGATTCAGGTGCTCAATGAGAACACGCA
Proteins encoded in this window:
- a CDS encoding DNA methyltransferase is translated as MPTPARTYPRRHGASNHHLIDRLFDGRVSKSDLTVESLLLSGEHIRRFTAEFWTPRQRQASSLHEISYRACFKPQLPRFFIDRMTGPGDVVYDPFMGRGTTPLEAALLDRNVIATDANPLSRIFMKPRLNPPTYDAVERRLEQISVSGRSSSSLDLSMFYHPRTEKEILALRRYLARRSAARREDAIDRWIRMVATNRLTGHSRGFFSVYTLPPNQAMSAENQRRVNRNRKQKPEYRDVRELILRKTRSLLRNVTDEQMKSLANMSRRARFVTGDARSTPGIADNSIRLTVTSPPFLDTVNYAKDNWLRCWFNGMEWEEIGSRLTVVRSLDAWIAIISGVFRELYRVTSPDGVVAFEVGEIRKRNLMLDEVVVPMGIQAGFRCAGILVNQQKFTKTSNIWGVRNNRAGTNTNRIVLFHKSHSPTK
- the polX gene encoding DNA polymerase/3'-5' exonuclease PolX, which translates into the protein MDKKQIASILDAMGTLFELKGENPFKCRAFHNGARVVDALTVDIALLVESGDIRSVKGIGEGLSRVIGELVRTGSSAEYESVKASLPEGLLQMLRITGLGPKRIKILHEKLNIKTVDELKSACENHRLAKLDGFGEKTEENILKGIESLARSSDKHLYPSAKGAADRILEVISRLPEVKRCEVAGSLRRKKEIVGDIDIVVSASEKSRKKIFDVFVGHVDVQSVVARGETKSSVVLKSGINCDLRIVGDREYPFALNYFTGSKEHNVEMRSRARKYGLSLNEYAFTGIEGEKKPNVPRCKSEEGIYKALDLEYIPPELRENMGEIESAEKRALPKLIGEEDIRGTFHCHTNYSDGANSLVEMADAARKLGWSYLGIADHSKVAAYAGGLSEAKAKQQQKEIEKLNAGLKGFRLFKGTEVDILSDGSLDYPDKLLATFDYVVVAIHSKFKMTESEATKRMIKALKNKYVSCIGHPTGRLLLSRDGYPINMIEVIDAASDYGKGIEINAHPFRLDLDWRYVKYAKEKKVPIFINPDAHSTEGLNDVSYGVGIARKGWLEPKDVVNAWDLKKVTEYFKSRH
- a CDS encoding FAD-binding protein, giving the protein MIPHKTLTKIRSIFGASGFFDSAEDKITYSYDGTPLLKHLPDAIVRPASTEQISSLLRLANEEGFNVVPRGSGSGLSGGSIPVENSVVVLTNHWDRILEIDENNLSVWVEPGVITAKLHTAVEALGLFYPPDPGSAAICTIGGNVAENAGGLRGLKYGVTKNYVLGMEVILPSGELIVTGGKSVKDVAGYSLKDFLIGSEGALGVITRVLLRLIPKPQASRTMLAFYGRLSDSAETVSDIIASKITPAALEFLDNTTIRSVEEYAHLGLPTTIESLLLIEVDGRTAEVEEDAAKIVAICKRHGALDIKIAAHEQEAVRLRSARKAAFSALARVRPTTILEDATVPRSEVAPMLERINRIAANHNLTFGNFGHAGDGNLHPTCLTDERDKAEIHRAELAFEEIFAEAVRFGGTITGEHGVGLAKLKFLEKAIGEPAIDMMRKIKEAIDPHAVLNPGKIFSVRPRCEGPLPTNRDQIKKFADAGAFT
- a CDS encoding rhodanese-like domain-containing protein; the protein is MDNHLSEISVHHLKSRLDAGEAVLLLDVREPYEYKIANLSGHLIPLGQLQTKFVELDGAREIVVYCHHGNRSAFAVQFLKNQGFDRVLNLVGGIDQWSREIDPKIPRY
- a CDS encoding tyrosine phenol-lyase → MEKLKKRSWAEPFKIKTVELLKITTIEEREKALREAGFNTFLLKSQDVYIDLLTDSGTNAMSDYQWAGMMMGDEAYAGSKNFYNLEERVQQYYGYKHLVPTHQGRGAENIISKILIKPGDFIPGNMYFTTTRLHQELAGGTFVDVIIDEAHDPLNMHPFKGNVDLQKFEDLVKKVGADKVPYISVAGTVNMAGGQPVSMENMRQVRALCRKHGIRVIIDATRLIENAYFIKTRETGFENKSIAEILLEFCSYSDGCTMSGKKDLLVNIGGFLALQEHEQEVFEEARNMVVVYEGLHTYGGLAGRDMEAMARGIEEAVSEDHIRARIGQVEYVGEKLLSIGIPIVQPVGGHAIFLDAKRFLPQLKQIEFPAQTLAAALYLESGIRAMERGIVSAGRNKQTGDHYYPKLELVRLTFPRRVYTQAHCDVTAEAVEAVFENRNSVKGLKMVYEPKYLRFFQARFEKLS
- the nth gene encoding endonuclease III, giving the protein MDAKESNQKLKSRAQKLAVILHKTYPDPKIALDFSTPLQLIVATILSAQCTDVRVNMVTPSLFKKYRAAKDFANAKQEELEQEIRSTGFFRNKAKSIIACCRTLVEKHDGKVPKTMEELVELGGVGRKTANCVLGGAFGINAGVVVDTHVRRVSQRLGLSSFDDPERIETDLMQLIPQDEWFVFGNMLVWHGRKICDARKPDCLNCPLRKLCPSADEFLNSRA
- a CDS encoding HDIG domain-containing protein, with translation MNYQEALDLTHEYTKNEALRKHMYAVEAAMRAYARKLGEDEEKWAIVGILHDFDYEMYPTAPDHPLKGSEILREKGYPEDVRRAILGHATYANVPRDTKMAQVLYACDELCGFISACSVVRPNKIADLEVSSVKKKLKDKAFARNVSREDIQQGTQELGVVLEEHIQFVIDAMKGDAARLGLV
- a CDS encoding dienelactone hydrolase family protein; this encodes MIKFLGLALLLPFVLLAQTGKSCCTVDATASFAMLASDATFRAAHLEPVPFNFVAEHGKDITFKTSDGIEGRAFEVKAPKPSNVYVFMIHEWWGLNDYIKQEAEKLQGELGAVNVIALDLYDGKVATTQQEAGKYMGEAKEERIRAIIAGAFGYVGPKAKVGTIGWCFGGGWSLQSALIGGKQIGACVLYYGMPETDVEKLKTLRAPVLGIFGTKDGWITPAKVKDFEGAMKKASKKLVVKSFDADHAFANPSNPKFDKAASADAHAMALEFFKKHLVKTSGKDI